One genomic region from Planifilum fulgidum encodes:
- the sfsA gene encoding DNA/RNA nuclease SfsA — MIVQGKKVPAVFLERPNRFEALVRLGDRVERVHVPNTGRLKELLLPGAEVMLLESDNPRRKTRYSLAFVRKREHWFCIVSAWANRVFAEAVKKGAVDWLSGEVRGEVRRQGSRMDFLIGGSTWVEVKGVTYEEDGIARFPDAPTERGRRHLDELIRLRKSGACSAVVFVALMGNATRFEPFAQRDPAFARKLREAAEGGVLVRAYKCRVRAEEVVLEEELPVDLEAGG, encoded by the coding sequence ATGATTGTCCAAGGAAAAAAGGTTCCGGCCGTTTTTCTGGAGCGTCCCAATCGCTTTGAAGCGCTGGTCCGTCTCGGGGATCGGGTGGAACGGGTCCACGTTCCCAATACGGGAAGGCTGAAGGAATTGCTGCTGCCCGGTGCCGAGGTGATGCTTCTTGAGTCGGACAACCCCCGTCGGAAAACCCGGTACAGCCTGGCCTTTGTCCGGAAAAGGGAACACTGGTTCTGCATCGTTTCCGCCTGGGCCAACCGGGTGTTTGCGGAAGCGGTGAAAAAGGGAGCCGTCGATTGGCTGTCCGGGGAGGTTCGGGGAGAAGTGCGCCGGCAGGGGAGCCGGATGGATTTTTTGATCGGCGGCAGCACTTGGGTGGAAGTGAAGGGCGTCACCTACGAGGAGGATGGGATCGCCCGCTTTCCCGATGCACCGACGGAGCGGGGGAGGCGCCACCTGGACGAGCTGATTCGGCTAAGAAAAAGCGGAGCCTGCTCCGCCGTCGTTTTTGTCGCTTTGATGGGGAATGCGACGCGCTTTGAGCCCTTTGCCCAAAGGGACCCGGCCTTTGCCCGGAAGCTGAGGGAAGCGGCGGAGGGCGGGGTGCTGGTCCGGGCCTACAAATGCCGCGTCCGGGCGGAAGAGGTTGTTCTGGAGGAGGAGCTGCCGGTGGATTTGGAGGCCGGAGGGTGA
- a CDS encoding carboxypeptidase M32 → MKEKLAQLRRRVQEINDLEAILSLAFWDQATYMPSGGGEARARQLATLGRISHEKLTDPAVGQLLEDLREYEKELPADSDEAGLIRATRRKYEKAVKIPSDFISEFYKHQSDSYQVWMRAREENDFEVARPNLEKTLEYSRRLAEFFPGYEHIADPLIDFSDPGMPVSVIRPLFAELRRQLIPLVEAITEKPAVSDACVRQTFPRDKQLAFGLEVIKRLGYDLDRGRQDLTAHPFMIKFSLGDVRITTRVKEDDLREALFSTIHEAGHAMYEQGINRDYEGTPLAEGASSGVHESQSRLWENIVGRSREFWNYFYPRLQKVFPGELGSVDLDTFYRAINKVERSLIRTDADEVTYNLHVIMRFDFELDLLEGRLAVRDLPEAWRERMKADLGIEPPDDRTGVLQDMHWYQEMIGGMFQGYTLGNVLSGLFYEAALKAHPEIPSEMERGEFGTLRRWLTENIYRHGSKFTAAELVERITGGPMTIEPYMRYLRSKYGELYGL, encoded by the coding sequence GTGAAAGAGAAACTGGCGCAACTGCGGAGGCGCGTGCAGGAAATCAATGATTTGGAAGCCATTTTATCCCTCGCGTTTTGGGACCAGGCCACTTACATGCCTTCGGGAGGCGGCGAGGCGCGGGCCCGCCAATTGGCGACCCTGGGAAGGATTTCCCACGAAAAGCTGACGGATCCGGCCGTAGGGCAGCTGCTGGAGGATCTGCGGGAGTATGAAAAGGAGCTTCCGGCCGATTCCGACGAGGCCGGACTGATCCGGGCCACGCGGCGGAAGTATGAGAAGGCGGTCAAGATCCCGTCCGATTTCATTTCGGAGTTTTACAAGCACCAGTCCGATTCGTACCAAGTGTGGATGCGGGCCCGGGAGGAAAACGACTTCGAGGTCGCCCGGCCCAATCTGGAGAAAACCCTGGAGTACAGCCGGAGGCTCGCCGAATTCTTCCCGGGATATGAACATATTGCCGATCCGCTCATCGATTTCAGCGATCCCGGCATGCCCGTGAGCGTGATTCGCCCTCTGTTTGCCGAACTGCGCCGGCAACTCATCCCCCTGGTGGAGGCGATCACCGAAAAGCCCGCCGTTTCGGATGCCTGCGTCCGGCAAACCTTTCCCCGGGACAAACAGCTGGCGTTCGGCCTCGAGGTAATCAAGCGCCTCGGTTACGACCTGGACCGGGGACGGCAGGATCTGACGGCGCATCCCTTCATGATCAAGTTTTCCCTGGGAGATGTGCGGATCACCACCCGGGTGAAGGAAGATGACCTGAGGGAGGCCCTGTTCAGCACCATCCACGAGGCGGGTCACGCGATGTATGAGCAGGGGATCAACCGGGATTACGAGGGAACCCCCCTGGCGGAGGGCGCATCCTCCGGCGTGCACGAAAGCCAGTCCCGGCTGTGGGAAAACATCGTCGGAAGAAGCCGGGAATTCTGGAACTACTTTTATCCCCGCCTTCAGAAGGTTTTCCCCGGCGAATTGGGCTCCGTCGATCTGGACACCTTCTACCGGGCCATCAACAAGGTGGAGCGCTCCCTCATTCGGACCGATGCCGATGAGGTGACCTACAATCTGCACGTGATCATGCGCTTCGATTTCGAGCTGGATCTCCTGGAGGGGCGGCTTGCGGTCCGGGACCTGCCGGAGGCGTGGCGGGAGCGGATGAAGGCCGACCTGGGAATCGAGCCGCCTGACGACAGGACCGGCGTCCTTCAGGATATGCACTGGTACCAGGAAATGATCGGCGGGATGTTTCAGGGATACACCCTGGGCAACGTCCTGAGCGGTCTCTTTTATGAAGCGGCTCTCAAAGCCCATCCGGAAATTCCTTCCGAAATGGAGCGGGGAGAATTCGGGACCTTGCGCCGCTGGCTGACCGAAAACATCTACCGGCACGGGTCGAAGTTCACCGCCGCGGAGCTGGTGGAACGGATCACCGGCGGCCCGATGACCATCGAGCCCTACATGCGTTATCTCCGGTCGAAGTACGGGGAGCTGTACGGACTTTGA
- the dcd gene encoding dCTP deaminase produces the protein MTIKSDKWIRKMALEHGMIEPFVDRNVGKGEAVSYGLSSYGYDLRVADEFKIFHNALHTVIDPKNIDSNSFVDFKGDVCIIPPNSFALARSVEYFRIPENVLAVCVGKSTYARCGIITNVTPFEPGWEGYVTLEISNTTPLPAKIYANEGLCQVLFFESDEPCEVSYRAKQGKYQHQRGITLPRV, from the coding sequence ATGACGATCAAATCGGACAAGTGGATCCGCAAGATGGCTCTGGAACACGGGATGATCGAGCCGTTTGTCGATCGGAACGTGGGCAAGGGAGAAGCCGTCAGCTACGGATTGAGCAGTTACGGCTATGATCTGCGCGTCGCCGACGAATTCAAGATTTTTCACAACGCCCTTCATACCGTCATCGATCCGAAGAACATCGATTCCAATTCCTTCGTCGATTTCAAGGGAGATGTGTGCATCATCCCCCCCAACTCCTTTGCCTTGGCCCGTTCCGTGGAATATTTCCGCATTCCGGAAAACGTTCTCGCCGTCTGCGTCGGAAAATCGACTTACGCCCGCTGCGGGATCATCACCAACGTGACCCCCTTTGAGCCGGGATGGGAGGGATACGTCACGCTGGAGATTTCCAACACCACCCCTTTGCCCGCCAAGATTTACGCCAACGAGGGCTTGTGTCAGGTTCTTTTCTTCGAGAGCGATGAACCCTGCGAGGTTTCATACCGGGCCAAGCAGGGCAAATACCAGCATCAGCGGGGAATCACGCTGCCCCGGGTGTGA
- a CDS encoding trans-sulfuration enzyme family protein, translating to MEFGTRLLHNGNEIDPHTGAASIPVYLASTYHQSDPDRPGRFDYARSGNPTRLALERTIAELEGGVRGFAFSSGMAAISTVFLLFSSGDHLVVSRDVYGGTYRVLTQVLSRLGISCTFVDTTDLKQVEAAIRPETRGLFVETPSNPTLKVTDLAGAAAIARSRGLILIVDNTFLTPYYQTPLELGADIVVHSATKFLGGHSDVVAGLVVAKGEELAERIGALQNTVGAVLGVQDAWLLLRGMKTLKARMDVSARSAARIAEWLADHPAVRRVYYTGLPGHPGYRLQAKQARGNGAVLSFDVGSRERAMQVLKRVTLPLVAVSLGAVESILSHPATMSHASMPREERERRGITDGLLRLSVGLESAEDLIADLAEALSEKKMFVLGGG from the coding sequence GTGGAGTTCGGAACCCGGCTTCTTCACAACGGCAATGAGATCGATCCCCATACCGGGGCGGCCAGCATCCCGGTCTACCTGGCTTCCACCTATCATCAGTCCGATCCGGACCGGCCGGGCCGGTTCGATTACGCCCGTTCCGGCAATCCGACCCGGCTCGCTCTGGAGAGGACCATCGCGGAGTTGGAGGGGGGCGTCCGGGGGTTCGCCTTCTCCTCGGGAATGGCCGCGATTTCCACGGTGTTCCTGCTGTTTTCCTCCGGCGATCATCTCGTCGTGTCCCGGGATGTGTACGGGGGAACCTACCGGGTGCTCACCCAGGTTCTCTCCCGCCTGGGGATCTCCTGCACCTTTGTGGACACCACCGATTTGAAGCAGGTGGAAGCGGCGATCCGGCCGGAAACCCGGGGACTGTTCGTCGAGACGCCCTCCAATCCCACCCTGAAGGTGACCGACTTGGCCGGGGCGGCTGCCATCGCCCGCTCCCGCGGCCTGATCCTGATCGTCGACAACACCTTTTTGACCCCCTATTACCAGACGCCGCTGGAGCTCGGAGCGGACATCGTGGTGCACAGCGCCACCAAATTTCTCGGAGGCCACAGCGACGTGGTGGCCGGTCTGGTGGTGGCCAAGGGGGAGGAACTGGCGGAACGGATCGGAGCGCTGCAAAACACCGTCGGAGCCGTTTTGGGGGTGCAGGATGCCTGGTTGCTGCTTCGGGGAATGAAAACCCTGAAGGCCCGGATGGATGTCTCTGCGAGGAGCGCGGCGCGGATCGCCGAATGGCTCGCGGATCACCCGGCGGTCCGACGGGTGTATTACACCGGTCTGCCCGGGCATCCCGGGTACCGCCTGCAGGCCAAACAGGCCCGGGGCAACGGGGCGGTCCTCTCCTTCGACGTGGGGAGCCGGGAGAGGGCCATGCAGGTTCTGAAAAGGGTGACCCTTCCCCTGGTTGCCGTCAGCCTGGGAGCGGTGGAAAGCATCCTGTCCCATCCGGCCACGATGTCCCATGCGTCGATGCCCCGGGAGGAACGGGAGCGCCGGGGCATCACCGACGGACTTCTCCGCCTCTCGGTCGGTTTGGAAAGCGCCGAGGACCTGATCGCCGACCTGGCCGAAGCGCTGTCGGAAAAAAAGATGTTTGTCCTGGGCGGTGGATGA
- a CDS encoding aminotransferase class I/II-fold pyridoxal phosphate-dependent enzyme: MHLDSRLAQIGTRKDEGTGAVSYPVYHATAYRHPALGESTGYDYARTANPTRDVLEEAIAALEGGDAGFACSSGMAAIQTVMGLFSRGDHLVVSLDLYGGTYRLFEQVLARYGLSFSYVDMRDLSAVRRAIRPQTKALFVETPTNPLLQVADLRALAAAARRHGLILIVDNTLMTPYLQRPLALGADIVIHSATKYLGGHNDVLAGLIVTKGEELTEKMRFLHNSIGAVLAPQDAWLLMRGMKTLALRMERHQSNAEALAGALAEHPLVEQVFYPAFDPEAAAVQSSQAAGFGGMISFRVKDAGLVAPFLRSLRLISFAESLGGVESLITYPATQTHADLPEERRRSMGICDRLLRLSVGIEHPKDLIEDVNQALARAERIVRGGGTGGVRNPASSQRQ, encoded by the coding sequence GTGCATCTCGACTCCCGATTGGCGCAAATCGGAACCCGGAAGGATGAAGGCACCGGAGCAGTCAGTTATCCCGTCTACCACGCGACGGCCTACCGCCATCCCGCCCTCGGGGAAAGCACCGGTTACGACTATGCCCGGACGGCCAATCCCACCCGGGATGTGTTGGAAGAGGCGATCGCCGCCCTGGAAGGGGGAGACGCCGGTTTTGCCTGCAGTTCGGGGATGGCGGCGATCCAGACGGTCATGGGCCTGTTTTCCCGGGGGGATCACCTGGTCGTTTCCCTGGATCTGTACGGCGGGACCTACCGGCTGTTTGAACAGGTGCTCGCGAGATACGGCCTGTCCTTCAGCTATGTGGACATGCGGGACCTCTCCGCCGTCCGGAGGGCGATCCGCCCCCAAACCAAAGCCCTGTTCGTGGAAACGCCGACCAACCCGTTGCTGCAGGTGGCCGATCTCCGCGCCCTGGCCGCAGCGGCCCGGCGCCACGGATTGATTCTGATCGTCGACAACACCCTCATGACCCCCTATCTGCAGCGGCCGCTCGCCCTGGGGGCGGACATCGTCATCCACAGCGCCACCAAGTATCTGGGCGGCCACAACGACGTGCTGGCGGGCCTGATCGTGACCAAGGGGGAGGAACTGACCGAGAAGATGCGCTTCCTTCACAACTCCATCGGCGCGGTGCTCGCCCCCCAGGACGCCTGGTTGCTGATGAGGGGGATGAAGACCCTGGCGCTCCGGATGGAGCGCCATCAGAGCAACGCGGAAGCCTTGGCCGGTGCCCTGGCGGAGCATCCGCTCGTGGAGCAGGTGTTTTATCCCGCCTTTGATCCGGAGGCGGCGGCGGTGCAGAGCTCCCAGGCGGCCGGTTTCGGGGGAATGATTTCCTTTCGGGTGAAGGATGCCGGTCTGGTGGCCCCCTTTCTCCGGTCCCTCCGGCTGATCTCCTTTGCGGAGAGCCTGGGCGGTGTGGAAAGCCTCATCACCTATCCCGCCACCCAGACCCATGCGGACCTGCCCGAGGAAAGGCGGCGGTCCATGGGAATCTGCGACCGGCTGCTGCGCCTTTCCGTCGGCATCGAGCATCCGAAGGACCTGATCGAGGACGTGAACCAGGCTTTGGCCCGGGCGGAAAGGATCGTGAGAGGAGGAGGAACCGGTGGAGTTCGGAACCCGGCTTCTTCACAACGGCAATGA